One part of the Ciona intestinalis chromosome 5, KH, whole genome shotgun sequence genome encodes these proteins:
- the LOC100179612 gene encoding tetratricopeptide repeat protein 28, with amino-acid sequence MESPHKETCPSPQDIAKSAKTACSNKQFELADQLYTEAISHQPNNAILYCNRSVVKIHLKKYEDALQDANTSIRLNRMHAKGYFHGGVALKHLGHTYSALVMYSNGMVLDSKNRKFLKEIIETSMLPPLNSYLSPVMTQLKEMNLNHNPFVIISVVGQALLAQKETQRAVEVLECAVAVGTCSLKLKGSVYSTLSNALWTLGHFSRAIHYMTEDLKVAELLMDAHGECRSLENLGFAFYTQRRYQEAFEVYTKQLGIAKILKNKIQILSACNGLERIYAGLSSQGPNSPKSSHTNVSLPLRKSDNGFLFNEVPEENNEQDTLSLAQYQEKLEILLKSPGADKYEEAQLYCDIARAYKNVKRYDKQIESLKKSAIISRELFDVNSESRTLMCLAHAAKCADDTSVSKEAYERMLEISHETKDILLQGFASSHLGVLHHQLENYEVAIKYHHKYLQIATNVQDISSQGHAHGNLGNSYNALGFYEKAAHHQLKHVEISHKILDEQVECSAHGNLAVAYQALKQTDKALEHFRLQLELSRRIKSCVNESVALMNLANCFCTTAMFSEAVEMYKGYLQLSVRVPDKHGEGRALYNLGYAYFSLGDHASAVDCYNECISVASQCNDDVTMARAFCNLGLAKKDLGDLDAALEFQKKFLETSLEIRSARGVFKALGNIGDLYFERKELDDAVKFYQQQLETAQENKNPVLTAQACASLAIALRLMGEKEKAVEIHKKEIGLYSSVIKDSKNEEEARKRLNVTLAETLQICDEAKSGVNKEVAKSEAEWVAEAQAWRNLGITYTNMNKMEQALECFTNQMLSLRMVSSVTVSVEKVNSFCYLGDTCHAMEKYKEAIGHFKYALTLAESLKHPKLENQACKGLFKAYKKNGEFEFAIQYCEQSLVYCQKLRDQKWLASVYGELGNLYSEVCEYDKAVEALMLQVKVGTELESNEILADSASDLGFIYYSTANYEKALEFHYLDLEISKKSKNQTCQGRAHKNLALTYEANKNYAASMFHYEQHLFIAEEQSDTLAKVEALHGIGRCLLMQGNGDLSRAILLLQQSMLIGRELNIECLIASIACDLGKALWVSNGSETATSYLNQAFIAGKTDCFNMLANEEKNSVVFRGKILKTYEKLLQYASVLLCNLVENNLNSEAFQLACEVSALPEKVFSHKNTSPHTISNSLLLKSTQSNDGGNNLTAFFTVTAGTLFYWLLKDGNLCLSGHKPLYTEDDDNILANLIFKLRENVGVEITSDGKSLEGNMSKESSLYTELLQLHSKFNNQSGFLKTGKGLIFNSTVRDIKKYNSAKNPAFLLYELLFSDMEKEMTSAVEKSPLATFTLHIDGDLLLLPFPLLKKNNGDKFLYEKFQLTVLPISSTKTPSSSVFQCCPARALVSGNSGLKISRHDFSPAAAEAETSLVSEILRVEPLLGNNATLQNVLEKLNREQYECIHLACPFFTLPCGVVMEKSKVLEKDQTTEDDQFVLTDRNILNANLTQTKLVVLASPYGLTISANISNWSAAVFTILRTFLTAGTKAILLPLWPVPETACKLFYKTFYGYLINGCDSGKALVHSMSSLRNSAQFQHPSFWAGFALFGQPAKIYPQDLPTTFALTKLLQGNPLHLKDTIKLCSHMLGKALSEKVASGSSSPVPIYTTQESVAAKVHNTGGWRELFSAAGFQLRNKLEDLPAAVVFPQSQPHVQESNERVLKTLKPFANLPCAILETLGQLMLSPYTSQAILLCMKDLLASVNNGLAKNFSFNRKLWQTDGCSQIFHLLGYKVISIEEDQVLLHCDEQLSKTKLQNTIQALTVLQLHTEKVESVTP; translated from the exons ATGGAGTCACCACATAAAGAAACATGCCCGTCACCTCAAGATATCGCAAAAAGTGCAAAAACCGCATgttcaaataaacaatttgAGCTAGCGGATCAGTTATACACCGAAGCGATAAGTCATCAACCAAATAATGCAATCTTATATTGCAATCGTTCTGTTGTGAAAATCCACCTTAAGAAATATGAAGACGCGCTACAAGATGCAAATACTTCAATTAGGTTAAACCGTATGCATGCAAAG GGTTACTTTCACGGAGGTGTGGCTCTCAAACATCTTGGTCATACTTACTCAGCTCTTGTGATGTACAGCAATGGGATGGTGCTGGATTCAAAGAATCGAAAATTTCTCAAAGAAATAATTGAGACTTCAATGTTACCACCTCTTAATT CTTATCTTTCACCTGTGATGACTCAATTAAaagaaatgaatttaaaccaCAATCCATTTGTGATAATATCAGTGGTTGGACAAGCTTTGTTGGCTCAAAAAGAAACACAGAGAGCAGTAGAA GTATTGGAATGTGCTGTAGCAGTTGGAACTTGTAGTTTGAAACTGAAAGGTTCTGTTTATTCTACGTTAAGTAATGCTTTGTGGACGCTTGGCCACTTCAGCAG GGCCATACATTACATGACTGAGGATTTAAAGGTGGCTGAGTTATTAATGGATGCACATGGAGAATGCAGGTCATTGGAAAATCTTGGCTTTGCGTTTTATACACAACGTCGATATCAAGAAGCATTTGAAGTTTACACAAAACAACTTGGAATTGCaaagattttaaaa AACAAAATACAAATCTTATCAGCTTGCAACGGTCTTGAGAGAATATATGCTGGACTGAGCAGCCAGGGACCTAATTCGCCCAAATCAAGCCACACCAATGTCTCATTGCCACTGAGGAAAAGTGATAATGGTTTCTTATTTAATGAAGTACCTGAAGAAAATAatgagcaagacactttatCGTTGGCGCAGTATCAAGAAAAACttgaaattttgttaaaatcaccTGGTGCTGATAAGTATGAAGAGGCACAGCTGTATTGTGATATTGCAAGAgcttataaaaatgttaaaag GTATGATAAACAAAttgaaagtttgaaaaaatcCGCAATAATAAGCAGGGAGTTGTTTGATGTCAACTCTGAATCAAGGACACTCATGTGTTTGGCTCATGCAGCAAAATGTGCAG ATGACACTTCAGTTTCCAAGGAAGCATATGAAAGAATGCTTGAGATATCACATGaaacaaaagatattttacTTCAAGGATTCGCATCCAGTCATCTAGGTGTCTTGCATCACCAG TTGGAAAACTATGAAGTTGCCATCAAATACCACCACAAGTATTTACAAATTGCAACCAATGTACAAGATATCTCTAGCCAAGGTCACGCCCATGGAAACTTAGGAAACTCTTATAATGCTCTAGGCTTCTATGAGAAG GCAGCCCACCACCAACTAAAGCATGTTGAAATATCACACAAAATACTTGATGAACAAGTTGAATGTTCAGCTCATGGTAATTTGGCTGTGGCATATCAagctttaaaacaaactgatAAAGCATTAGAGCATTTCAG GCTCCAACTAGAGTTATCAAGGCGAATCAAGAGTTGTGTGAACGAATCTGTTGCTCTGATGAATCTTGCCAACTGTTTCTGCACAACTGCTATGTTTAGTGAGGCTGTGGAAATGTACAAAGGTTATCTACAACTGTCAGTACGCGTACCTGATAAACATGGGGAAGGTAGGGCACTTTATAACCTCGGTTATGCATACTTTTCGCTGGGAGACCATGCTTCTGCTGTGGATTGTTACAATGAATGTATTTCCGTTGCATCACAATgcaatgatgatgtcacaatggcaAGAGCATTTTGTAATCTCGGGTTGGCAAAAAAGGACTTAGGAGATTTGGATGCAGCGCTGGAGTTTCAGAAAAAGTTTCTCGAGACTTCGCTTGAAATACGGAGTGCAAGGGGTGTGTTTAAAGCGCTTGGTAATATTGGGGATCTTTATTTTGAAAGAAAAGAATTAGATGATGCTGTCAAGTTTTACCAGCAACAGTTAGAAACTGcacaagagaataaaaaccCAGTGTTGACCGCGCAAGCATGTGCATCGCTTGCGATTGCTCTGCGCTTAATGGGAGAGAAAGAAAAAGCGGTGGAGATTCATAAAAAAGAGATTGGTTTGTATTCCAGTGTGATCAAAGATTCTAAAAATGAGGAAGAAGCAAGAAAAAGGTTGAATGTGACTCTCGCTGAAACTTTACAGATTTGTGATGAAGCTAAAAGTGGTGTGAATAAGGAAGTTGCTAAGTCTGAAGCTGAATGGGTGGCAGAAGCTCAAGCGTGGAGGAACCTTGGGATCACATACACCAACATGAATAAGATGGAGCAAGCATTAGAATGTTTCACAAACCAGATGTTATCTTTGAGGATGGTTTCATCTGTGACGGTTTCTGTGGAAAAAGTTAATTCATTTTGCTATTTAGGTGATACCTGTCATGCAATGGAGAAATACAAGGAGGCAATCGGCCATTTTAAATATGCATTAACACTAGCAGAGAGTTTAAAGCATCCTAAGCTTGAAAATCAAGCTTGTAAAGGCTTATTTAAGGCTTATAAAAAGAATGGGGAGTTTGAATTTGCAATTCAGTACTGTGAGCAAAGTTTGGTGTATTGCCAAAAGCTGCGGGATCAAAAATGGCTGGCTTCCGTGTACGGAGAACTGGGCAATCTTTATTCGGAAGTTTGTGAGTATGATAAAGCTGTGGAAGCCTTAATGCTTCAAGTGAAGGTGGGAACTGAGTTGGAAAGTAATGAAATACTGGCTGATTCTGCTTCGGatttaggttttatttattattccaCTGCAAACTATGAGAAAGCCCTGGAGTTTCATTATTTAGATTtagaaatttcaaaaaaaagtaaaaaccaaACTTGCCAAGGCAGGGCTCATAAAAACCTGGCTCTAACTTACGAAGCAAACAAGAATTATGCAGCTTCCATGTTTCATTATGAACAACATCTGTTTATTGCTGAGGAACAAAGTGATACTCTTGCCAAGGTTGAAGCATTACATGGGATAGGAAg GTGTCTTTTAATGCAAGGAAATGGAGACTTATCTCGTGCTATACTACTTCTACAGCAATCTATGCTCATTGGAAGGGAATTAAACATTGAATGTTTAATTGCATCAATAGCTTGTGACCTTGGTAAAGCATTGTGGGTCTCTAATGGTTCAGAAACTGCTACTTCCTATCTTAATCAAGCATTTATTGCTGGAAAAACTGACTGCTTTAATATGTTGGCAAATGAAGAGAAAAATTCTGTGGTTTTTCGTGggaagattttaaaaacatacgAGAAACTGCTTCAGTATGCATCAGTGTTGTTGTGTAACTTGGTGGAGAATAACCTAAACTCTGAAGCCTTTCAACTTGCATGCGAAGTTTCTGCACTCCCTGAAAAAGTGTTTTCACACAAGAATACTTCACCCCACACCATAAGTAACTCACTGTTGTTGAAATCAACACAAAGCAATGATGGTGGGAATAATTTAACAGcattttttactgttactgCTGGGACGTTGTTCTATTGGCTGCTTAAAGATGGAAATTTGTGTTTGTCTGGTCATAAACCACTTTACACTGAAGATGATGATAATATACTTGcaaatttgatatttaaactCAGGGAAAACGTTGGTGTTGAAATTACAAGTGATGGGAAATCCCTGGAGGGAAATATGTCTAAAGAGAGTTCATTATACACTGAATTGCTACAACTACATTCAAAGTTCAATAATCAGTCgggttttttaaaaactgggAAAGGGTTGATATTTAACAGCACTGTAAGGGATATCAAGAAGTATAATTCTGCTAAGAATCCAGCGTTCTTATTGTATGAATTACTTTTCAGTGATATGGAAAAGGAAATGACCTCAGCAGTTGAAAAATCTCCATTAGCTACATTCACATTGCATATAGATGGAGACTTACTTCTCCTCCCATTTCCacttctgaaaaaaaacaatggtgATAAATTTCTTTATGAAAAGTTTCAGTTAACAGTGTTGCCAATTTCTTCAACAAAAACACCTTCTTCATCTGTTTTCCAATGTTGCCCAGCTCGCGCTTTAGTATCGGGAAACTCTGGACTAAAAATTTCAAGACATGATTTTTCACCGGCTGCTGCAGAAGCTGAAACTTCTCTTGTGAGTGAAATACTTAGAGTTGAGCCATTATTAGGAAATAATGCAACTCTACAAAATGTACTGGAAAAACTAAACAGAGAACAATATGAATGTATTCACTTAGCTTGTCCATTTTTTACCTTACCCTGTGGGGTGGTGATGGAAAAATCCAAAGTTTTGGAAAAAGACCAAACTACAGAAGATGACCAGTTCGTACTAACAGATAGAAATATACTGAATGCAAATCTGACCCAAACAAAACTAGTGGTGTTAGCATCACCATATGGCCTTACCATCAGTGCCAACATATCTAACTGGTCAGCAGCTGTATTTACAATCCTACGAACATTCCTTACAGCTGGGACTAAAGCAATTCTGTTACCATTATGGCCAGTGCCTGAAACAGCTTGCAAGTTGttctataaaacattttacggATATTTAATAAATGGTTGTGACTCTGGCAAGGCTCTGGTCCACTCCATGAGTAGTTTACGAAACAGTGCACAGTTTCAGCACCCTTCCTTTTGGGCGGGGTTTGCTTTATTTGGTCAACCTGCAAAAATTTACCCTCAAGATTTACCAACAACTTTTGCGCTCACTAAACTACTTCAAGGCAATCCGTTACATCTGAAAGACACAATTAAGCTTTGCTCTCACATGTTGGGGAAAGCACTGTCGGAAAAAGTTGCTTCCGGTTCCAGTTCCCCTGTCCCAATATACACAACACAG GAAAGTGTGGCTGCAAAGGTTCACAACACAGGGGGTTGGAGAGAGTTATTTTCAGCTGCAGGTTTTCAACTGAGAAACAAGTTAGAAGATCTTCCGGCTGCTGTTGTGTTTCCACAGTCACAACCACATGTACAGGAAAGCAATGAG AgggttttaaaaactttgaaaccATTTGCCAATCTACCTTGCGCAATACTTGAGACATTGGGCCAACTCATGTTGTCTCCATATACATCACAAGCTATTCTGTTGTGTATGAAAGACTTGCTTGCATCGGTGAATAATGGCTTGGCAAAGAACTTCAGTTTCAATAGAAAGCTATGGCAGACAGATGGTTGTTCGCAAATCTTTCATTTGCTTG gGTACAAAGTGATTTCAATTGAGGAAGATCAAGTATTGCTTCACTGTGATGAACAATtatcaaaaacaaagttacaaaacacaatcCAAGCTTTAACTGTGTTGCAGTTG cacACAGAAAAAGTTGAATCTGTCACTCCTTAA